The following coding sequences are from one Limnobacter sp. SAORIC-580 window:
- a CDS encoding response regulator: MKQNCTNSLPLRVLLVEDSIELQAMLQAMLSEIPSVEVIASVESENDALAVMRDDHTDLAIVDLELRSGTGLGVLKNLHDSLDGNNRRIGVVVFSNYSNLIIRHRCLSLGAKAFFDKSFQIDELLEFVQKQASGHAKGLSV, from the coding sequence ATGAAACAGAATTGTACAAATTCATTGCCTTTGCGTGTGTTGCTGGTGGAAGACTCCATTGAATTGCAGGCGATGCTACAGGCCATGTTGAGCGAAATTCCCAGTGTTGAGGTGATTGCCAGTGTGGAGTCTGAAAACGATGCCTTGGCGGTGATGAGGGATGATCACACCGATTTGGCAATTGTGGACCTGGAATTGCGGTCTGGCACTGGCTTGGGTGTGCTGAAAAACCTGCACGACAGCCTGGATGGGAACAACAGACGAATTGGCGTTGTGGTTTTTTCCAACTATTCAAATTTGATAATTCGACACCGTTGTTTAAGCTTGGGCGCGAAGGCCTTTTTTGACAAATCGTTTCAAATTGATGAGTTGCTTGAGTTTGTGCAGAAACAAGCCTCGGGCCATGCCAAAGGCTTGTCAGTCTGA
- the hmpA gene encoding NO-inducible flavohemoprotein: MSVSTEQKQWIKATIPALEQGGEALTTHFYKLMFSKYPVTATFFNPAHQEKGTQPRALANAVLAYAKHIDNPAVLMNAVTLIVNKHVALGVKAEHYPIVGECLLQAMKEVLGAAATPEIIDAWAAAYGQLADILINAEANLYAKQAMSTGGWEGQRAFTIAEKEQESELVTSFYLKPLDGKEIMAFKPGQYITLHLNVNGTTVMRNYSLSDAPNGQHYRISVKREEGGVVSNHLHKHLAVGDTVQLSPPCGEFVLDDSKDPLVLITAGVGLTPAIAMLKAAAGQREIRFIHACKNAAQHSFKNLTEQLSTQHSNITAEYIYENQDGLLNPQTIAKNLPNNAQVYFLGPVGFMGAVKNMLGKLGVPAERQHFEFFGPAQAI, encoded by the coding sequence ATGTCAGTTAGCACCGAACAAAAGCAGTGGATCAAAGCAACCATTCCCGCACTTGAACAGGGTGGCGAGGCATTGACCACGCACTTCTACAAACTGATGTTTAGCAAATACCCTGTTACTGCAACCTTTTTTAACCCGGCTCATCAAGAAAAAGGCACTCAACCCCGCGCCTTGGCCAATGCAGTTCTGGCCTACGCCAAACACATCGACAACCCTGCCGTGTTGATGAACGCGGTTACCCTCATCGTCAACAAGCACGTAGCCCTGGGTGTCAAGGCCGAACACTACCCGATTGTGGGCGAATGCCTGCTGCAAGCGATGAAGGAAGTATTGGGCGCCGCGGCCACACCTGAAATTATCGACGCCTGGGCGGCGGCTTATGGCCAGCTCGCCGATATTTTGATCAACGCCGAAGCAAATCTGTATGCCAAACAAGCCATGTCCACCGGAGGGTGGGAGGGGCAACGTGCTTTCACAATTGCCGAAAAAGAGCAAGAAAGCGAACTGGTCACTTCTTTTTATCTGAAACCTTTGGATGGCAAAGAGATCATGGCTTTCAAGCCGGGGCAATACATCACCCTGCACCTGAACGTGAATGGCACAACGGTCATGCGCAACTATTCCCTGTCAGACGCACCCAACGGGCAACACTATCGAATCTCGGTCAAGCGTGAAGAAGGCGGCGTGGTCTCCAACCATTTGCACAAGCACCTGGCCGTGGGCGACACAGTACAACTAAGCCCACCCTGCGGTGAGTTTGTACTCGATGACAGCAAAGACCCCTTGGTGCTAATTACTGCTGGTGTTGGGCTGACCCCCGCCATCGCCATGCTGAAAGCAGCCGCAGGCCAACGCGAGATACGATTTATTCATGCCTGCAAGAATGCAGCGCAACACTCTTTCAAGAACTTGACCGAGCAATTAAGTACCCAGCACAGCAACATTACTGCCGAGTACATTTATGAAAATCAGGATGGTTTACTCAACCCCCAAACCATTGCGAAAAACCTGCCCAACAATGCACAGGTTTACTTTTTGGGCCCAGTTGGCTTTATGGGCGCAGTGAAGAACATGCTGGGCAAGCTGGGCGTACCTGCCGAGCGTCAGCATTTTGAGTTTTTTGGGCCTGCACAAGCCATTTAA
- a CDS encoding response regulator, with protein MIRLAIVDDHAIVRAGFREMLNEELGMSIQFEAGTAEEAQNLLRQHNCDVLMLDLSLPDQNGIDLLRAVKQRHEETQVLIISSFSEERYALSMIRSGASGYLCKDCDRSDLINAIHTVAQGRRYISANTAELLAREMAGESDKPAHQELSEREMQVFMRLVRGESVSTIAQALHLSVKTISTYRSRLLEKLGVNSNAELATYAHQHCLVLD; from the coding sequence ATGATTCGACTGGCCATTGTTGATGACCATGCAATTGTGCGTGCAGGATTTCGGGAAATGCTCAATGAAGAACTGGGCATGTCCATTCAGTTTGAAGCCGGCACCGCAGAAGAAGCCCAAAACCTGCTGCGTCAACACAACTGTGATGTGTTGATGCTTGACCTGTCCTTGCCCGATCAAAATGGCATCGACCTGCTGCGGGCAGTCAAACAACGCCATGAAGAAACACAGGTGTTGATCATCAGCAGCTTTTCGGAAGAACGCTACGCCTTGTCCATGATTCGTAGTGGGGCGAGTGGCTACTTGTGTAAAGACTGCGACCGCAGCGATCTGATCAATGCGATCCACACAGTGGCGCAGGGTCGGCGCTATATTTCCGCCAACACAGCTGAACTATTGGCCCGTGAAATGGCTGGCGAAAGTGACAAGCCAGCGCATCAGGAACTGTCTGAACGAGAAATGCAGGTTTTCATGCGCCTGGTGAGGGGAGAAAGTGTGTCTACAATTGCACAGGCACTGCACCTGAGCGTAAAAACAATCAGTACTTATCGATCAAGGCTACTTGAAAAACTGGGCGTGAACAGCAATGCCGAGCTGGCCACCTATGCGCACCAACACTGCTTGGTGCTTGATTAA
- a CDS encoding DUF1328 domain-containing protein, which translates to MLHYAVVFFVIALVAALFGFGGIAAGAVEIAKVLFFIFIVLAVVTFVFNLIKSKP; encoded by the coding sequence ATGTTGCACTACGCTGTTGTGTTTTTTGTCATTGCATTGGTTGCAGCCCTGTTTGGTTTTGGCGGTATTGCTGCGGGCGCAGTGGAAATTGCCAAGGTCTTGTTTTTCATTTTCATCGTGCTTGCAGTGGTCACGTTCGTTTTTAACTTGATTAAGTCCAAACCTTAG
- a CDS encoding sensor histidine kinase, with amino-acid sequence MPSSVKRQIRPYWLLAFGCVMVLALLGITYTHSRMNAEVVALSDINQKRIDRLDQLWVLLVDAQASALSFLLMRNDIYLEPYRSAAARLEPLMASMNFDIPPGSDDHADLQDLKRLVDAKFQYLGDMLSQGKAPVAVSEEHGELGKQLMDEIRVRLAILKARREKAHQDLENMYLARAGKIQYVGYALGAASLLLILSLFVVQQRQVALRARIQELLKTENSRLEAKVQARTVELSNLATNLTTAQEAERQHIARELHDEMGSALTAAKMDASWLRRSLGAHVDDSIQERMLRLIENIGSTISLTRRLVDDLQPPLLKGLGLVEALRSLGQQFEIDMPVEMHFSEHSVSLSPEQSLALFRVAQESLTNVRKYAKASKVELSLIEKPGMVVLSVRDNGIGFNTENIELHGHGIAGMKHRAQMFNARLVLASCMGQGTRIEVHMPI; translated from the coding sequence ATGCCGTCATCCGTCAAACGTCAAATTCGTCCCTACTGGCTTTTGGCGTTTGGCTGCGTGATGGTGCTTGCCTTGTTGGGTATCACTTATACCCATTCCCGAATGAATGCCGAGGTGGTGGCCCTGTCGGACATCAATCAAAAGCGCATAGATCGTCTGGACCAATTGTGGGTATTGCTGGTGGACGCACAAGCCAGCGCATTGTCTTTTTTGTTGATGCGCAACGATATCTATCTTGAGCCTTACCGCAGTGCTGCGGCGCGGTTGGAGCCACTCATGGCCTCCATGAACTTCGATATTCCGCCAGGCTCGGATGACCATGCCGATTTGCAGGACTTGAAGCGTTTGGTGGATGCGAAGTTTCAGTACCTTGGCGATATGTTGAGCCAGGGCAAGGCACCTGTGGCTGTGTCAGAAGAGCACGGTGAGCTTGGCAAGCAACTGATGGACGAGATTCGGGTTCGCCTTGCGATATTAAAAGCGCGAAGGGAGAAGGCGCATCAGGATCTTGAAAACATGTATTTGGCGCGCGCCGGGAAAATTCAGTATGTGGGGTATGCGCTGGGTGCTGCCTCGCTTTTGCTGATCCTAAGCCTGTTTGTGGTGCAACAAAGGCAGGTGGCCTTGCGCGCCAGAATTCAGGAGTTGTTGAAAACGGAAAACAGTCGCCTTGAGGCCAAGGTGCAGGCGCGCACCGTTGAATTAAGCAATTTGGCCACCAACCTGACCACTGCGCAGGAAGCGGAGCGCCAGCACATTGCCCGCGAGTTGCATGATGAAATGGGGTCGGCGTTGACCGCTGCGAAAATGGACGCCAGCTGGTTGCGACGATCGTTGGGTGCTCACGTGGACGACAGTATTCAAGAGCGGATGCTGCGTTTGATTGAAAACATTGGAAGCACCATTTCACTGACGCGCCGTTTGGTCGATGACCTTCAGCCCCCTTTGCTCAAGGGTCTCGGTCTTGTTGAAGCGCTTCGCTCATTGGGGCAGCAGTTTGAAATTGACATGCCAGTGGAGATGCACTTTTCTGAGCATTCCGTGAGCTTGTCGCCAGAGCAATCGCTGGCTTTGTTTCGGGTGGCACAGGAATCGTTGACCAATGTCCGGAAATACGCCAAAGCCAGCAAGGTTGAGTTGAGCTTGATTGAAAAGCCGGGAATGGTAGTTCTTAGTGTGCGTGACAACGGCATTGGTTTTAACACCGAGAACATCGAGTTACATGGCCATGGCATTGCGGGCATGAAACACCGCGCCCAAATGTTCAATGCACGGCTGGTACTTGCTTCATGCATGGGCCAAGGCACACGCATTGAAGTGCACATGCCCATTTAA
- a CDS encoding diacylglycerol/lipid kinase family protein, whose product MILVIANPKAGYLKTRNSSGSLAEIHRILGNAGHVALTQNAAELEQALLSYKDAPPSVIVPFGGDGTVSAVLGAAAKVWGDHAIPAIFPLHAGTMNMIAWDVYPKTAPLKALRWLVEHQANTHLHSSPRYPIKTSSAQYGFVFGFGVTVNFMHAYYSMGSGPIAATKLLAKIAWGIIRRSPFVENLFSTVKGQQARDNATPQRFAWQACLALSIQCLPLRFRVSTSGGNKAKQDMCLITGVPNKLPLVLNLIRIWFGAMPRSIGVERSTVAKIEFQFDSPTAWQLDGDVHAPLSSIQISSAPAVQFVAME is encoded by the coding sequence GTGATTCTTGTCATTGCAAACCCCAAAGCCGGGTATCTCAAAACACGCAACTCAAGTGGCAGTCTTGCGGAAATTCACCGCATCTTGGGCAATGCCGGGCATGTGGCATTAACTCAAAATGCCGCAGAACTGGAGCAGGCGCTTTTGTCCTACAAAGACGCCCCACCCTCGGTCATTGTCCCCTTTGGTGGCGACGGCACTGTTTCAGCGGTACTGGGCGCTGCAGCCAAGGTGTGGGGAGACCATGCAATACCAGCTATTTTCCCCTTGCATGCGGGCACCATGAACATGATTGCCTGGGACGTGTACCCAAAAACAGCACCTCTCAAAGCCCTGCGGTGGTTGGTTGAGCACCAGGCCAACACGCACCTGCACAGCTCGCCGCGTTACCCCATTAAAACCTCCAGTGCACAATATGGCTTTGTGTTTGGTTTTGGCGTCACCGTGAACTTCATGCATGCTTACTACAGCATGGGCAGTGGTCCAATTGCGGCTACAAAACTTTTGGCCAAAATAGCGTGGGGAATCATTCGACGCAGTCCGTTCGTAGAAAACCTGTTCTCTACGGTCAAAGGGCAGCAAGCTCGCGACAATGCCACACCACAAAGGTTTGCATGGCAGGCCTGCCTGGCGCTCAGTATTCAGTGCTTGCCATTGCGGTTTCGTGTTTCTACCAGTGGCGGTAACAAAGCCAAACAAGACATGTGCCTGATTACCGGTGTACCGAACAAACTGCCTCTGGTGCTAAATTTGATCAGAATTTGGTTCGGTGCCATGCCGCGTAGCATTGGCGTGGAACGAAGTACCGTAGCCAAAATTGAATTTCAATTTGATTCGCCCACAGCCTGGCAGCTGGATGGCGATGTGCACGCGCCATTGTCTTCGATTCAAATCAGCAGCGCCCCGGCAGTGCAGTTTGTGGCGATGGAATAA
- a CDS encoding BON domain-containing protein has product MKKLITQTLIASGVALSALSPVYAAEQGKEPMKAVGQYVDDATITTKVKAKHAEDETVSALRVNVETKQGVVVLSGEARTEAEVERAEVLAKQVEGVKAVSNKIELKPKS; this is encoded by the coding sequence ATGAAAAAATTGATCACTCAAACCTTGATCGCCTCTGGTGTTGCGTTGTCTGCGTTGAGCCCTGTGTACGCAGCCGAGCAGGGGAAGGAACCCATGAAAGCAGTGGGACAGTATGTGGATGACGCCACCATTACCACCAAGGTGAAGGCCAAACATGCAGAGGACGAAACCGTGAGCGCCTTGCGTGTGAATGTGGAAACCAAGCAAGGTGTAGTGGTGCTGTCGGGCGAGGCCAGAACTGAAGCAGAGGTTGAGCGTGCCGAGGTGTTGGCCAAGCAGGTGGAAGGCGTGAAAGCCGTTTCCAACAAGATTGAATTGAAGCCCAAGTCATAA
- the cphA gene encoding cyanophycin synthetase produces MKIERIRALRGPNLWSKNTSMEALVFCEENERLYDRFANIEMRVRSALPGIGSLRATGFEQSNIALAHILSRAALRFQVEAGSQVTFAHVADNITTGYFRVVVQYEEEDLARAAFEEAHQLILAALAGDDFDANSAIERLKEIYEDCKLGPSTGSIVNAALRRGIPIRRLTQGSLVQLGWGSKARRIQAAETDTTCAISEEIAQDKDLTKTILSAAGIPTPRGKLVKTFEEALEAFRELTKATNKGVVIKPSDGNQGKGVTVNIVDEEHLRVAFDAAKKYGSGVPIVEEFIPGHDYRFLVVGDKLVAAARREPPSVVGDGVHTIAQLVEIENRNPLRGEGHGSALSKLRLDEIAIARIKKQGFTAESVPEQGVRVVLRNNANLSTGGSATDVTDNVHPAMAEMVIQAAQQIGIEVCGVDVVCERVDESLESQGGGIVELNAAPGLRMHLEPSIGKGRDVGAAVIDLMFKKDENGRIPVVAVTGTNGKTTTVRLIEQILRYHNLRVGFTGTEGVVVNGHLIDTGDCSGPKSAHKVLVHPEADAAVLECARGGMLREGLGFDMCDVGIVTNIGEGDHLGLNFIDSVEDLALLKSVLVQNVAPNGLAVLNADDRHAANMAKLTPGRVLFFTSNPDNPIVAAHKAKGRPVIIHDGRVINISYDDMEKTIDLMDVPLTNNGLFTFQVQNVMCAVAAALGLNVPFNTIRAALGSFQSTPDTVPGRFNFFKHKGGSVIADYGHNPDAVSTLVNTLKNIPAVRRTVVISAAGDRRDQDIIEQGRLVGGFFDHIVLYEDACQRGRPDGETLALLQQGIALASGNKKPSVVEVRGEFKAIQMALDETGPDHLVLVLIDQVNEALQYLQENTTGEPARVSA; encoded by the coding sequence ATGAAAATTGAACGCATTCGCGCCCTGCGCGGCCCCAATTTGTGGAGCAAAAACACCAGCATGGAAGCTTTGGTGTTTTGCGAGGAAAATGAGCGCCTTTACGACCGCTTTGCCAACATAGAAATGCGTGTTCGCAGCGCCCTGCCCGGCATCGGTTCGCTACGGGCCACCGGGTTCGAGCAAAGCAACATTGCTTTGGCGCATATATTAAGCCGCGCAGCTTTGCGTTTTCAGGTTGAGGCAGGGTCACAAGTTACCTTCGCCCATGTGGCCGACAACATCACCACCGGCTACTTCCGGGTGGTGGTGCAGTACGAAGAAGAAGATTTGGCCCGTGCGGCATTTGAAGAAGCGCACCAACTTATTCTGGCTGCGCTGGCAGGCGACGATTTCGATGCCAATTCAGCGATTGAACGCCTAAAAGAAATTTATGAAGACTGCAAACTTGGGCCAAGCACTGGCTCGATAGTAAATGCTGCCCTGCGCCGCGGCATTCCCATTCGCCGCCTTACTCAGGGCAGCCTTGTGCAACTGGGCTGGGGTTCAAAAGCGCGCCGAATTCAGGCTGCAGAAACCGACACAACCTGCGCCATTTCTGAAGAAATAGCCCAGGACAAAGACCTGACTAAAACCATTTTGTCCGCAGCCGGAATTCCCACACCCCGCGGCAAACTGGTGAAAACATTTGAAGAAGCCCTGGAAGCCTTTCGTGAACTAACAAAGGCCACCAACAAAGGTGTTGTGATCAAACCCAGCGACGGCAATCAAGGCAAAGGCGTAACTGTCAATATTGTGGACGAAGAGCACTTGCGGGTTGCCTTTGACGCTGCAAAAAAATACGGCAGTGGCGTGCCCATCGTCGAGGAGTTCATTCCCGGCCACGATTATCGCTTCCTGGTGGTGGGCGACAAACTGGTGGCGGCCGCACGCCGCGAACCTCCTTCTGTGGTTGGGGACGGCGTGCACACCATTGCCCAGCTGGTCGAAATTGAAAACCGCAACCCCTTGCGTGGCGAGGGTCACGGCAGTGCATTGAGCAAACTTCGCCTGGATGAAATTGCCATTGCACGAATCAAGAAACAGGGCTTTACAGCTGAATCGGTGCCTGAACAAGGCGTGCGGGTAGTACTTCGCAACAACGCAAACCTGAGCACCGGCGGCAGCGCCACCGATGTGACCGACAACGTTCACCCTGCAATGGCAGAAATGGTGATTCAGGCCGCACAGCAAATTGGTATTGAGGTTTGCGGTGTCGACGTGGTGTGTGAGCGCGTAGACGAATCACTTGAATCGCAAGGTGGCGGCATTGTTGAATTGAACGCTGCACCGGGCTTGCGAATGCACTTGGAGCCATCGATTGGCAAGGGGCGCGATGTGGGCGCAGCCGTGATCGACCTGATGTTCAAGAAAGATGAAAACGGCCGCATTCCAGTGGTAGCAGTCACAGGCACCAACGGCAAAACCACCACGGTTCGCCTGATCGAGCAAATTCTTCGTTACCACAATTTGCGCGTTGGCTTTACGGGCACTGAAGGCGTGGTGGTGAATGGGCACCTGATCGACACAGGCGACTGCAGTGGGCCGAAAAGCGCACACAAGGTGCTGGTGCACCCCGAGGCCGACGCTGCCGTGCTTGAATGTGCGCGTGGTGGCATGCTGCGTGAGGGCTTGGGCTTTGACATGTGCGATGTAGGGATTGTCACCAATATTGGCGAGGGCGACCACCTGGGCCTGAACTTCATTGACAGCGTTGAAGACCTGGCCTTGCTAAAAAGCGTGCTGGTTCAAAACGTGGCACCCAATGGCCTGGCCGTGCTGAATGCAGATGACCGGCATGCCGCCAACATGGCCAAGCTGACCCCAGGACGCGTGCTGTTTTTCACCAGCAACCCAGACAACCCGATTGTGGCCGCGCACAAAGCCAAAGGTCGCCCTGTGATTATTCACGATGGCCGCGTTATCAACATCAGCTACGACGACATGGAAAAAACCATTGACCTGATGGATGTACCGCTAACCAACAATGGCTTGTTTACCTTTCAAGTGCAAAACGTGATGTGTGCTGTGGCCGCCGCCTTGGGCCTGAACGTGCCATTCAACACCATTCGTGCCGCGCTCGGGAGCTTTCAGTCTACTCCCGACACGGTGCCCGGCCGCTTTAACTTCTTCAAGCACAAAGGGGGCTCTGTGATTGCCGATTACGGCCACAACCCCGATGCAGTGTCGACACTGGTCAACACGCTTAAAAACATCCCGGCCGTTCGGCGCACCGTGGTGATCAGCGCCGCAGGCGACCGTCGTGATCAAGACATCATCGAACAAGGTCGCTTGGTGGGTGGCTTTTTTGATCATATCGTGTTGTATGAAGACGCCTGCCAGCGTGGCCGCCCAGATGGTGAAACGCTGGCACTGCTTCAACAGGGCATAGCACTTGCCTCCGGCAACAAAAAACCGTCTGTTGTTGAGGTACGTGGCGAATTCAAGGCCATTCAAATGGCGCTGGACGAAACAGGCCCAGACCATTTGGTGTTGGTCTTGATCGACCAGGTCAATGAAGCATTGCAATACCTGCAGGAAAACACCACAGGCGAGCCCGCACGGGTATCTGCTTAA
- the norR gene encoding nitric oxide reductase transcriptional regulator NorR, with translation MSSFVLAVIEDLGADLDPSTRYMRYVNSLAAALPGNACALLRKEGSALRPLAVRGLTPDSLGRRFELNEHPRLNAIVTYRGVTHFPNKSTLPDPYDGLLEGVHAGDLNVHDCMGCALHVNGKLWGAITLDSLKAGVFDVKVERAMAMFARLGEAVVHVAELTEKTERHSNSLSLGQGEGNGLNALEGVQLSRREMIGDSMPIRELKHEILTVANSQLAVLIHGETGVGKELVAQALHAMSSRASLPLVVINCAALPDQLIESELFGHVKGAFSGAERDRQGKFELADGGTLFLDEVGELSASAQAKLLRVLQSGQVQRVGSDREHRVDVRIVAASNRDLSVEVKAGRFRADLYHRLCAYPLHIPPLRERGDDVVLLAGYFLEQNRSRLGLRNLRLGRGCEAALKRYSWPGNVRELEHTLGRAALKARRDESGPMVTVELEHLDLVSEAGHTHALTAQGLATIPNAGMVTPTEGMPYRDAVDAFSRALVQQVLDNTDGNRAAAARQLGLDSGNFHRMLKRLGL, from the coding sequence ATGTCCAGTTTTGTGTTGGCAGTGATTGAAGACCTGGGCGCAGACCTTGATCCATCAACCCGCTATATGCGCTATGTCAATTCCCTGGCTGCAGCATTGCCCGGCAACGCATGTGCCTTGCTGAGAAAGGAAGGCTCGGCCTTGAGGCCGCTGGCTGTTCGTGGTTTGACTCCCGACAGCCTTGGGCGCCGCTTTGAATTGAATGAGCATCCACGTTTGAATGCGATTGTGACTTACCGGGGGGTGACGCATTTCCCGAACAAGTCCACCTTGCCCGACCCGTATGATGGATTGCTTGAAGGCGTGCACGCCGGGGATTTGAATGTGCACGACTGTATGGGTTGCGCCCTGCATGTGAATGGCAAATTGTGGGGTGCCATTACGTTGGACTCATTGAAGGCCGGTGTTTTTGATGTGAAAGTTGAACGCGCCATGGCCATGTTTGCACGTTTGGGCGAGGCGGTTGTGCATGTGGCTGAACTGACTGAAAAAACTGAGCGACATTCGAACTCTTTGTCGCTGGGGCAGGGTGAGGGCAATGGTTTGAATGCTCTGGAAGGTGTTCAGCTGTCTCGCCGTGAAATGATCGGGGACAGCATGCCCATTCGTGAACTGAAACATGAAATTTTGACTGTTGCCAACAGTCAACTGGCGGTTCTGATTCACGGAGAAACTGGTGTGGGCAAAGAATTGGTGGCCCAAGCTTTGCACGCCATGTCCAGCCGGGCCAGTTTACCCTTGGTGGTGATTAATTGCGCGGCACTGCCAGATCAATTGATTGAAAGCGAATTGTTTGGCCACGTTAAAGGCGCATTTTCTGGTGCAGAGCGCGATCGCCAAGGCAAGTTTGAATTGGCCGACGGTGGTACTTTGTTTCTGGATGAAGTGGGAGAACTGAGCGCATCGGCACAGGCCAAGCTGTTGCGGGTTTTACAAAGCGGACAGGTGCAACGCGTGGGCAGTGACAGGGAGCATCGCGTAGATGTGCGTATTGTGGCAGCCAGCAATCGCGATTTGTCGGTTGAAGTGAAAGCAGGGCGGTTCAGGGCTGATTTGTATCACCGTTTGTGTGCCTACCCTTTGCACATTCCGCCACTTCGCGAACGCGGAGACGATGTGGTGTTGCTGGCTGGCTATTTTCTGGAGCAGAACCGCAGCCGTTTGGGCTTGCGAAACCTTCGCTTGGGGCGGGGGTGCGAGGCTGCCCTGAAGCGCTACAGCTGGCCGGGCAATGTGCGGGAATTGGAACACACTTTGGGGCGAGCCGCATTGAAAGCGCGTCGGGATGAATCAGGCCCCATGGTGACTGTAGAACTAGAGCACTTGGACCTTGTGAGTGAAGCAGGGCACACACATGCCCTGACTGCCCAAGGCCTTGCAACAATTCCGAATGCGGGAATGGTCACCCCGACAGAAGGTATGCCTTACCGGGATGCTGTGGATGCTTTTTCCAGGGCCTTGGTACAGCAGGTGCTGGATAACACGGATGGAAATCGAGCCGCAGCTGCACGGCAGCTTGGGCTTGATTCCGGTAACTTTCACCGCATGCTCAAGCGGCTTGGCCTTTAA
- a CDS encoding aspartate kinase → MSLIVHKYGGTSMGSTERIKNVAKRVAKWHRAGFQMVVVPSAMSGETNRLIGLAKEIQAEPDPRELDMLCCTGEQASVALLAMALKAEGLEAISFSGWQVPIKTDSSHTKARIESIDDTRVKAELNAGKVVIITGFQGIDEAGNQTTLGRGGSDTSAVAIAAAMGAAECLIYTDVDGVYTTDPRVVPEARRMRVVSFEEMLEMASLGSKVLQIRSVEFAGKYRVPTRVLSSLTDPMMSLDEEKVSGTLITFEEDEHMEQAVVSGIAFNRDEAKVTIRGVPDKPGVAYQILGQVAEANIDVDMIIQNQGSDGTTDFTFTVHRNEFNKTMDLLKNKIQGSVGAREVAGDTNVCKVSIVGIGMRSHVGVASLMFKTLSEEGINIQMISTSEIKVSVLIDDKYMELAVRALHKAFGLEKEAA, encoded by the coding sequence ATGTCACTGATAGTACATAAATACGGTGGCACCTCCATGGGGTCCACAGAACGTATCAAGAATGTAGCCAAGCGTGTCGCCAAATGGCATCGCGCGGGCTTTCAAATGGTGGTGGTGCCATCGGCCATGTCTGGCGAAACCAACCGTCTAATTGGCCTGGCCAAGGAAATTCAGGCTGAGCCTGATCCCCGAGAACTCGATATGCTGTGTTGCACAGGTGAGCAGGCATCTGTTGCCTTGTTGGCCATGGCTTTGAAGGCTGAAGGCCTGGAAGCAATCAGTTTTTCTGGCTGGCAAGTACCTATAAAAACCGACAGCAGCCACACCAAAGCACGCATTGAGTCGATTGACGACACTCGAGTGAAAGCCGAATTGAATGCTGGCAAGGTGGTGATCATCACCGGTTTCCAGGGCATTGATGAGGCGGGTAACCAAACCACGCTGGGTCGTGGTGGTTCCGATACCTCTGCGGTGGCCATTGCTGCCGCCATGGGTGCGGCTGAGTGCCTTATTTACACCGATGTGGATGGGGTGTACACCACCGACCCCCGCGTGGTGCCCGAGGCACGCCGCATGCGCGTTGTGAGTTTTGAAGAAATGCTGGAAATGGCCTCTTTGGGCTCAAAGGTTCTGCAAATCCGCTCCGTTGAATTTGCAGGCAAGTACCGTGTGCCCACTCGTGTGCTTTCTAGCTTGACCGACCCAATGATGTCGCTGGACGAAGAAAAAGTGTCTGGCACGCTGATTACTTTTGAGGAAGATGAACATATGGAACAGGCTGTTGTTTCCGGTATCGCTTTCAACCGTGATGAAGCAAAAGTGACCATTCGTGGCGTGCCTGACAAGCCCGGTGTGGCCTACCAAATTTTGGGCCAGGTTGCTGAGGCAAACATCGACGTGGACATGATCATTCAGAACCAGGGTTCGGATGGCACCACCGATTTCACTTTCACCGTACACCGCAACGAATTCAATAAAACCATGGATTTGTTGAAAAACAAGATTCAGGGTAGCGTGGGTGCACGTGAAGTGGCGGGCGACACCAACGTGTGCAAGGTATCGATTGTGGGCATCGGCATGCGTTCACATGTGGGCGTGGCCAGCCTGATGTTCAAAACCTTGTCGGAAGAGGGCATCAACATTCAGATGATTTCTACATCTGAAATCAAGGTGTCGGTGTTGATCGACGACAAGTACATGGAATTGGCAGTTCGTGCGCTACACAAGGCCTTCGGTTTGGAAAAAGAAGCGGCTTGA